The Juglans microcarpa x Juglans regia isolate MS1-56 chromosome 8S, Jm3101_v1.0, whole genome shotgun sequence genome has a window encoding:
- the LOC121244945 gene encoding nudix hydrolase 4-like, which produces MGLFLSKTCTDLLLFSVFFPKRFPFVSVQLANSVSRTGRHSQRYDSKGYRLVVGCIPYRYRETNCQSSSIEDLEVLVISSQKGQGMMFPKGGWETDETVEDAAMRETQEEAGVVGKVENSLGNWQYKSKRQSIMHEVYMFSLLVNEQLDRWPEKNLRERRWMTVAEAREVCQHGWMKEALDVLVGQQLQPQPKEETEEKSRT; this is translated from the exons ATGGGTCTCTTTCTATCTAAAACTTGTACAgatcttcttttgttttccgTCTTCTTTCCCAAGAGATTTCCCTTCGTTTCTGTGCAGTTGGCAAACTCGGTCTCCCGCACCGGGAGGCATTCCCAGCGCTACGATAGTAAAGGCTACCGCCTAGTTGTTGG ATGCATTCCGTACAGATACAGAGAAACCAACTGCCAATCTTCCTCCATTGAGGATTTAGAGGTTCTTGTGATCAGTTCACAGAAGGGGCAGGGAATGATGTTCCCAAAG GGAGGTTGGGAAACGGATGAGACTGTGGAAGATGCGGCCATGCGAGAGACGCAAGAGGAAGCTGGTGTTGTTGGCAAAGTCGAA AATAGTTTGGGGAATTGGCAGTATAAGAGCAAGAGACAAAGCATAATGCATGAGGTCTACATGTTCTCTTTGCTTGTGAACGAGCAGCTAGACCGGTGGCCTGAGAAAAACCTCAGGGAACGAAGATGG ATGACAGTGGCAGAAGCTAGGGAAGTATGTCAACATGGGTGGATGAAGGAAGCTTTGGATGTGTTAGTTGGTCAACAATTGCAACCTCAGCCGAAAGAGGAAACTGAAGAAAAATCTCGTACATAG